A stretch of Magnetococcales bacterium DNA encodes these proteins:
- a CDS encoding aminopeptidase P family protein — MDVARLIYADSESSADLYYATRFFAPDPFLFLQDPSGQSHVVVSALEVDRARRTARADQIHEWGEIKTRWQAAHPEDPNPGTEALTAFWLQELSITSLRTPRDFPLLMADRLRAADIALHPESEPFWPQRAIKTAEEIAHIAVALAVTGLGMETGIDTIRQSTIDDEGALWLDGAPLTSERVRGEIHARLVREGASPRHTIVAGGTQGADPHEEGHGPLYAGQPIILDIFPRMETSGYWGDMTRTVCKGTPPKRLVAMWEAVQAAQEVAFELIRDQASGAEVHQAVTDALTDAGFITGTDESGRQIGFFHGTGHGLGLEIHESPRIGARDQTLQNGHVVTVEPGLYYPDLGGVRLEDVVVVDEDGCRNLTRFPKFLEV; from the coding sequence ATGGACGTTGCCCGCCTGATCTACGCCGACAGCGAATCGTCGGCGGATCTTTATTATGCCACGCGCTTTTTCGCGCCGGATCCCTTTTTGTTTCTTCAGGATCCCTCGGGACAAAGCCATGTGGTGGTCTCCGCCCTGGAGGTGGACCGGGCGCGACGCACCGCCCGTGCCGACCAGATCCACGAATGGGGTGAGATCAAAACCCGCTGGCAGGCGGCGCACCCGGAAGATCCCAACCCCGGCACCGAGGCGTTGACGGCCTTTTGGTTGCAGGAACTGAGCATCACCAGCCTGCGCACCCCCCGGGATTTCCCGCTGCTGATGGCCGACCGGCTCCGAGCCGCCGACATCGCGCTCCACCCCGAATCGGAACCCTTCTGGCCCCAACGGGCCATCAAGACCGCCGAAGAGATCGCCCACATCGCCGTGGCCCTGGCGGTGACCGGTCTGGGCATGGAGACCGGCATCGACACCATCCGCCAGTCCACCATCGACGACGAAGGGGCGCTGTGGCTCGATGGCGCGCCCTTGACCAGCGAACGGGTGCGGGGCGAAATCCATGCCCGTCTGGTGCGGGAAGGGGCCTCTCCCCGACATACCATCGTGGCCGGCGGCACTCAGGGGGCCGATCCCCACGAAGAGGGACACGGACCGCTCTACGCCGGTCAACCCATCATTCTCGACATCTTCCCCCGTATGGAAACCAGCGGCTACTGGGGAGACATGACCCGTACCGTCTGCAAAGGCACCCCCCCCAAACGGCTCGTGGCCATGTGGGAAGCGGTCCAGGCCGCCCAGGAGGTCGCCTTCGAACTGATCCGGGATCAAGCCTCCGGCGCCGAGGTCCACCAAGCGGTCACCGACGCCTTGACCGATGCCGGTTTCATCACCGGCACCGACGAATCGGGCCGTCAAATCGGCTTCTTTCACGGCACCGGCCACGGACTGGGGCTGGAAATCCATGAATCCCCCCGCATCGGCGCCCGGGATCAAACCCTGCAAAACGGCCATGTGGTCACCGTGGAACCGGGTCTGTACTATCCGGATCTGGGAGGGGTGCGGCTGGAGGATGTGGTGGTGGTGGATGAAGACGGCTGTCGCAACCTGACCCG